The genomic DNA TTAAAGGATCAATAATTAACCAGTGTTATATTCTGTTTTTAAATGCATTGTTTGCATGTTAACTATTGATTTTTAAGGTTATATTTAAAATGTGATGCAGGTTTGATTATTTGTAGATGATCAATTAATAATCCACAGATTACTTGATTACTCTTTTCTCACAAAGTTATTCACAGATATAGTGAATAAATACCTTCTATCCACCTTTTTCTGTTGATAAGGTGAAATTGGTATGTATTTTAAGCGAAAGCCTACTCTGGCTTCATACTTTCATCACTTTTACTGCGGTTACATTTGCTCAACTAGGTGATCTGTGGAAAAATCAAGACATATAACTTTTTATCAGTAGAGGCTAGCCAGTGATCGATGGCGATGGTTACCGCTTAAATGTGGGAATCGTAATATGTAATAACCATGGTCAAGTGTTTTGGGCTAAACGATACGGACAACATTCATGGCAATTCCCACAAGGTGGGATAGATGAAGGTGAAACGCCTGAACAGGCGATGTACCGAGAATTGTATGAAGAGGTTGGGTTAACCAAGCAAGATGTGAAAATAGTCACTACGAGTCGTCATTGGTTGCGTTATCGTCTGCCAAAACGATTAGTTCGCTGGGATTCCAAACCTGTCTGTATTGGACAAAAGCAAAAATGGTTTTTATTGCAATTAATCTGTGATGAATCACAGGTTAATATGCAAAGAGGGCCGACTCCAGAATTTGATGGATGGCGTTGGGTAAGCTTTTGGTATCCAGTGAGACAAGTGGTCTCTTTTAAAAGAGACGTTTATCGCAGAGCTATGAAGGAGTTTGCTTCTTTTGCTATGCCATTTAAAGATCGAAAGCAAAACCGAAAACGCAAACACCGTCGAGGGTAGTGAGGCGCAACAATGCTAAATCAACTTAGGGATATAGTTGAGCACGTATCTCGAGTCGAAGATATTTATCAAGCACTTGAGGTGTTTGTTGAACGTACCTGCGATGCGATAAATAGCGAATGTTGCACTATCTACCTATCTAATCATCAAAAGCAGCGCCTTGAGTTAATGGCAACTAAGGGGCTGACTTTTTCTGGAAAACAACTGCATATAGGCTTTAATGAAGGATTAGTTGGTCTAGTGCATAGAACGGCTAAACCCCTCAATGTCGCTCAAGCCTCCATACATCCGGACTATAAATTTTTTCCTCAATTAGGCGAGGATGTGTATCAGGCATTTTTAGCCACACCTATCGTTTACCGTAAACGAATTTTAGGTGTCGTAGTCATACAGCAAAAGAAAACCCGTCTATTTAGTGATACTGAAGAGTCTTTTTTAGTGACACTTGCCGCGCAATTAGCCGTATTAATAGCCAGTGAACAGCAGCAAGGTAATTGGCTTCTGCAAGAGCGAAAAATCTCAGTGGTATCAGGGCTTTCTGCCTGTAATGGTATTGCCATTGGTCCTATATGGCAGGGGAATTACGAACCTTCGCTCAGTGATGTTGCCCCAGCTTCTGTTATCGATATAGAAAGAGATAAAGAGTGGTTGCTGGTGGCGGTCGAAAGTGCCTTAAAAGAATTTCGACGTTTAAGAAAGCAGTTAGACAGTGATCTTAATAAAGATGCGTTGGCCATTTTTGATTTATTTACTCACCTACTCAATGATCCCAAATTGCGGGGAGATTTAATTCAGCAAATAGAAAAGGGTGATACTGCCGACTGGGCGTTACGTCAGGTTATTGAGCGTTATTCGGCTCGCTTTGGGCGAATGACGGATGTGTATTTGCAACAGCGTGCCCAGGACGTAAGAGAGTTAGGGCAGAGGTTGTTATACTTTCTCTACCACTCTCAGTCTCAAGAAATTCAGCTAGATAAGCCGGTGATTTTTGTGGTTAATGAGCTAACCACAACCTTATTGGCCTCCGTGCCAAGAGATAAATTGCTGGGGGTCATATCCTTGCAAGGTGGGGTGAACTCTCACGCGGCTATTTTATCGCGCGCCCTTGGTATCCCTTCCGTTATCGGCCCTAACTTAAAAAATATTGATGCCGATGACCGCCATATTATTTTGGACGGTTATAGCGGTGAAGTGTTGCTTGATCCTACAGAGCAAGAGATGGTGGAGTATCAAAAGCTCCAGGATGAAGAGTTGGAAGTGCGCTCTATGGTGGAGTCTGAACTGTACCTTCCCGCTGTCACTGTAGATAAAACCCCCATTACCATTTTATTGAATACAGGGTTAGGACCTGATGATAGTTACTTTTATTTCAATTTGGTGGATGGAGTAGGACTGTATCGCACAGAGATTTCCTTTATTCTCAAGCAAGCGTTTCCATCAGAAGATGAGCAGGTGGAAATTTATCGCAAAGTGCTTGCCTGTTCTGCAGGTAAGCCCGTTGTCATGCGAACCTTAGATATTGGTGGGGACAAGTCGCTACCTTATTTCCCAATGGAGGAAGAAAACCCATTTCTTGGCTGGCGGGGCATTCGATTTACGTTGGATCATCCGGATATTTTCTTGATACAAATTCGGGCAATGATGCGCGCCGCCATTGCTCAGAAGA from Vibrio rarus includes the following:
- the rppH gene encoding RNA pyrophosphohydrolase; translation: MIDGDGYRLNVGIVICNNHGQVFWAKRYGQHSWQFPQGGIDEGETPEQAMYRELYEEVGLTKQDVKIVTTSRHWLRYRLPKRLVRWDSKPVCIGQKQKWFLLQLICDESQVNMQRGPTPEFDGWRWVSFWYPVRQVVSFKRDVYRRAMKEFASFAMPFKDRKQNRKRKHRRG
- the ptsP gene encoding phosphoenolpyruvate--protein phosphotransferase — protein: MLNQLRDIVEHVSRVEDIYQALEVFVERTCDAINSECCTIYLSNHQKQRLELMATKGLTFSGKQLHIGFNEGLVGLVHRTAKPLNVAQASIHPDYKFFPQLGEDVYQAFLATPIVYRKRILGVVVIQQKKTRLFSDTEESFLVTLAAQLAVLIASEQQQGNWLLQERKISVVSGLSACNGIAIGPIWQGNYEPSLSDVAPASVIDIERDKEWLLVAVESALKEFRRLRKQLDSDLNKDALAIFDLFTHLLNDPKLRGDLIQQIEKGDTADWALRQVIERYSARFGRMTDVYLQQRAQDVRELGQRLLYFLYHSQSQEIQLDKPVIFVVNELTTTLLASVPRDKLLGVISLQGGVNSHAAILSRALGIPSVIGPNLKNIDADDRHIILDGYSGEVLLDPTEQEMVEYQKLQDEELEVRSMVESELYLPAVTVDKTPITILLNTGLGPDDSYFYFNLVDGVGLYRTEISFILKQAFPSEDEQVEIYRKVLACSAGKPVVMRTLDIGGDKSLPYFPMEEENPFLGWRGIRFTLDHPDIFLIQIRAMMRAAIAQKSELKVLLPMISGVPELDSALALIAQAYHEVALTHPRVKKPQVGIMLEVPSMIYLLPVIADRIDFVSVGTNDLTQYLLAVDRNNSQVSELYEVVHPSVLLALKQIQGACEHANIPVSVCGELAGDPIGVLLLLGLGFTQLSMNSANVANIKYVIRQSNLKELEELASQAITKPYASNVYELAFDYLEGRGLAGFVRPGKH